The proteins below are encoded in one region of Oncorhynchus nerka isolate Pitt River linkage group LG15, Oner_Uvic_2.0, whole genome shotgun sequence:
- the mych gene encoding myelocytomatosis oncogene homolog, producing the protein MLQSFSQSQDWFYSEPLLFDDEFCQSLMKDLQSLPTPPQSPPMKAGLNAKPLSKEDQLSYVSDILLEDQDPQLNWNFDILYDGNATVTKDQQPEESDDCLWHCLGDKSMEEKLSSVLSSSPLLSDIDTRIFEEIAGSTLDCHTAALACQALENEDLLLDRHDRQEQGSESTSDYGSAGGEFSTYWSSASDTEEEIDVVTVKRTASPSQLAEESRRQRRAIKRQHLEIQLQHNYAAPCPTSPLRLELSTASNSHHKRSRVSDSHRHHQHGSSGRSSSSRHYLSSHHQSSSSRQSPDMEDEEERRHTHNVMERQRRNELKNCFLRLRDNVPELSNNDKASKVVILKRARDSIRSLELEGQRLNAKRDKLRDGQEQLKAKLEQLRR; encoded by the exons ATGCTGCAGAGTTTCTCTCAGTCGCAAGATTGGTTCTACTCGGAGCCTCTCTTATTTGATGATGAATTCTGCCAGAGCTTGATGAAGGACCTACAGTCGCTCCCCACGCCACCCCAGTCCCCTCCGATGAAGGCTGGACTCAATGCCAAACCACTTTCCAAGGAGGACCAGTTGAGCTACGTCTCTGATATACTCCTGGAGGATCAAGACCCACAACTAAATTGGAATTTTGACATTTTGTACGATGGCAATGCAACCGTGACAAAGGACCAACAGCCAGAGGAGTCTGACGACTGTTTGTGGCATTGCCTCGGTGATAAGTCTATGGAGGAGAAGCTATCGTCTGTGCTCTCCAGCAGCCCGCTCCTCTCAGACATAGACACAAGAATCTTTGAGGAAATTGCTGGCTCCACACTGGACTGCCACACCGCGGCACTCGCGTGCCAAGCTTTGGAGAATGAGGATTTACTATTGGACAGGCATGACCGGCAGGAGCAAGGCAGCGAGTCGACCTCCGACTACGGCTCGGCGGGAGGCGAATTCTCAACTTATTGGAGCAGTGCTAGCGATACTG aggaggagatagacgTAGTGACCGTGAAGAGGACTGCCAGCCCCTCCCAGTTGGCAGAGGAGAGCCGGCGGCAACGGCGTGCCATCAAGCGCCAACACCTGGAGATCCAGCTGCAGCACAATTACGCTGCCCCCTGCCCCACATCACCCCTCCGCCTAGAGCTCTCGACCGCCTCAAACTCTCACCACAAGCGCTCCCGGGTCTCCGACTCACACAGACACCACCAACACGGCTCGTCGGGCCGCTCATCCTCGTCCCGCCACTACCTCAGCAGTCACCACCAGTCCAGCTCCTCTAGGCAGTCGCCGGAcatggaggacgaggaggagaggaggcatacCCACAATGTGATGGAGAGGCAGCGGCGCAACGAGCTGAAGAACTGCTTCCTGCGGCTCAGGGACAACGTACCTGAGCTGTCCAATAACGACAAGGCCTCCAAGGTGGTCATCCTGAAGAGGGCACGTGACAGCATCCGCAGCCTGGAGCTTGAGGGCCAGAGACTGAACGCCAAGCGAGACAAGCTCCGAGACGGGCAGGAGCAGCTCAAAGCTAAACTGGAGCAGCTCAGGAGGTAA